In Spinacia oleracea cultivar Varoflay chromosome 5, BTI_SOV_V1, whole genome shotgun sequence, a single window of DNA contains:
- the LOC130461492 gene encoding uncharacterized protein: MPSELAGQFSEEQLATARAVMAALSALKPARKANTEPVPRTVIHQTAETPVGEKRKRLPIRNLFGEHILVQQEQHPNTNQAIALRSRPEPMVIEETREAPQRYASRRYTIQPANSPLCADILEEPMEKLKFPLCKYDGSTDPEVHCNTFEQHMMLYTDSDAMWCKIFPSTLLGVASGWYKGLPKGSVYNYRQLETEFMLRFISRQQRKKTSGELMAVTQRSGESLRDYLTRFNNESTSIPNLQQEIAVVALMRGMNHCEFKKYLGRKSFTDLGSALIKAHEYIKSDELMTIPNHYQSAQTRNAAPRPVQPAQQNQNRGFRKDEQRKDPRGRDYQKQSTSIYPTFHEYTPLNAPRAAIYNVNKNENWKRPPPMSDKPRPQSKYCAFHDDCGHYTENCRDLNDNIEDMIRRGYLTQYKARQNNNNQQNSNWQSNNTNNRLPSTQTLLRIEQKAPETSRNGEVRNSGQKGPTVWVISGGPCHGGTISGAGRSLGEHRHLVNYHSTIKWPATQIMPNISFTPDDCRGIIYPHDDPLVLGLEIANFPVKRILVDGGSSANIIFCEAFVQLKIDEKELTRVNYPVIGFSGATVFPEGSIRLPVQIGEGRAARDLMVDFLVVKVPAAYNVIVGRPFIHDAQAVVSTYHLTMIYMSNFEKAERIRGSQDSARACYLTALKTPGRLNPSRNIAREAAAKRPAKGQAPRLGGESSLLPKKEKRQKMESPTIESIEKGTSLPRVEAGGRSEEVELVEGETGRTVKLGTDIDPQLRVNMIGLLREHADVFAFSADEMPGISSEVIEHRLNVDRAVRPVKQKKRNFSTEKNQAIQEEVEKLLAAGFIEPCDYPEWLANVVMVKKSNGSWRMCVDFTNLNRACPKDCYPLPRIDRLVDSTSGHALLSFLDAFSGYHQVSLAKADRKKAAFITEGGVFCYKAMPFGLKNAGATYQKLVDRVFANQKGRNIEVYVDDSIVKSKLETDHLDDLRETFGTLRRYQMKLNPKKCVFGVKSGRFLGFLVSERGIDANPDKVEAILSLPQPKSIKDVQRLTGRMAALTRFVSKSADRSIPFFNTLKQNGKSRWGETEERAFEKVKEHLRALPTIARPEEGDKLQLYVSASAQTVAAVLISEKDKVQQPIYFVSHILNPAEARYSLIEKVAYAVLIAARKLRPYFDAHTIQILTNFPLEKALQKMDTAGRLLRWAIELSEYDLEFHPRNAIKAQALADFVVEASYQEEETKAESWKVSVDGSAAQSGAGAGVVMISPTGDKFEYAIRFTFAASNNEAEYEAAIAGVQLCLLADAKRIVMTTDSQLVANQFSGEYETKEPSMRRYQEKLKTLTAKLEAFDIELVPRALNTAADSLAKLASSKTIELSRSVMIEIMHRRSTEEKGKEIMVITANKEWYDDIWAYKTTGVLPADIREAKKIKKDICWYVIYQGQIYKRAFSLPLLRCLTAYESARLIEEMHEGICGNHVGGKTLALICQRQGYYWPTMLEDAQSYVKKCEKCQLFAPVIRMPANDLLPILNPIPFSQWGMDIVGPFTTASGGRKFLIVAVDYFTKWIEAEPVAKITANQVRKFIWKNIITRFGIPTAIVFDHGCQFDCEPIRAFLADYRIKFAYASVCHPQSNGQAEAANKQILVALKKKLDEFKGKWADTVPEVLWGNRTTVKEATGESPFKLCFGSEAVIPAEVALPTFRIQHYEEQGNDSLLRHQLDFLPEVRLQVEIRSAAYKNRMSRAYNKRVKHRKLEVGDLVLRRTAATGKAQKQGKLTANWEGPYQIWEEVVAGSYRLMEMNGTPLKNSWNADTLRKFHV, translated from the coding sequence ATGCCGTCTGAACTCGCCGGTCAGTTCTCGGAGGAACAGTTGGCTACAGCAAGGGCGGTGATGGCCGCGTTGTCGGCCTTGAAGCCAGCAAGAAAGGCAAACACAGAACCTGTACCCAGGACAGTCATACACCAGACTGCAGAAACACCAGTCGGCGAAAAACGGAAGAGATTGCCGATAAGAAACCTATTCGGAGAACATATCCTAGTGCAACAAGAACAACACCCAAATACAAACCAGGCGATTGCTCTGCGCAGTCGGCCGGAACCCATGGTCATCGAAGAGACAAGAGAAGCACCCCAGAGATACGCGTCGCGCCGTTACACCATCCAACCTGCAAACTCCCCCCTGTGCGCGGACATTCTGGAGGAACCAATGGAGAAATTGAAGTTCCCACTCTGCAAGTACGACGGATCCACAGATCCGGAGGTCCACTGCAACACATTTGAGCAACATATGATGTTGTATACAGATTCCGACGCCATGTGGTGCAAGATATTTCCCTCAACGCTGCTGGGAGTGGCATCCGGCTGGTATAAGGGACTACCAAAGGGGTCGGTATATAATTACCGACAGTTAGAAACAGAGTTCATGCTACGGTTCATCAGCCGGCAGCAGAGAAAGAAAACGTCGGGAGAGCTGATGGCAGTCACCCAGAGAAGCGGAGAATCCTTAAGAGATTACCTCACCAGATTCAACAACGAGTCCACcagcataccaaacttgcagcaaGAGATAGCTGTGGTGGCCCTGATGAGAGGAATGAACCACTGCGAGTTCAAAAAATACTTGGGAAGAAAATCCTTCACCGATTTGGGAAGCGCACTGATAAAGGCCCACGAATACATCAAAAGCGACGAGCTGATGACAATCCCAAATCACTATCAGTCGGCACAGACCAGAAATGCCGCACCAAGGCCGGTTCAGCCGGCGCAGCAGAATCAGAACAGGGGGTTCAGAAAGGATGAACAGAGGAAAGACCCAAGAGGGAGGGATTACCAGAAACAATCAACCAGCATATACCCCACATTCCACGAATACACTCCATTGAACGCCCCAAGAGCCGCAATTTACAATGTCAACAAGAACGAAAACTGGAAGAGGCCTCCACCAATGAGCGACAAACCCCGACCACAGTCGAAGTACTGTGCATTCCATGATGACTGTGGACACTATACGGAAAACTGCAGAGATTTGAACGATAACATCGAGGATATGATCAGGAGAGGCTATCTGACACAATATAAAGCCCGacagaacaacaacaaccaacagAATAGCAATTGGCAAAGCAATAACACAAACAACAGATTACCATCCACCCAAACACTGCTCCGAATAGAGCAGAAAGCACCAGAAACCAGTCGGAATGGGGAGGTTAGAAACAGTGGCCAGAAGGGGCCGACAGTATGGGTCATATCCGGAGGACCGTGCCATGGGGGAACAATCAGTGGAGCCGGCAGAAGTCTGGGCGAACACCGCCACCTGGTAAACTACCACAGCACCATAAAATGGCCGGCAACCCAAATCATGCCAAATATTTCATTCACCCCAGACGACTGTCGCGGAATTATATACCCTCACGACGATCCACTGGTTTTGGGCCTCGAAATAGCAAACTTCCCAGTGAAACGAATACTGGTGGATGGAGGGAGTTCAGCGAACATTATCTTTTGTGAAGCCTTCGTTCAGCTGAAAATAGACGAGAAAGAACTCACACGAGTCAACTATCCTGTGATAGGATTCTCCGGAGCCACAGTCTTCCCGGAAGGTAGCATCAGGCTACCAGTGCAGATTGGAGAAGGTAGAGCCGCAAGGGACCTAATGGTAGACTTCTTAGTAGTCAAAGTGCCTGCTGCATACAACGTAATAGTGGGCCGGCCATTCATCCACGATGCACAAGCAGTGGTATCAACATACCATCTAACTATGATATACATGTCTAACTTTGAGAAGGCTGAAAGAATCCGAGGCAGTCAAGATTCAGCAAGAGCATGCTACTTGACGGCATTAAAAACACCAGGCCGACTGAACCCATCCAGGAATATAGCGAGAGAGGCAGCAGCGAAAAGACCGGCAAAGGGTCAAGCCCCAAGATTGGGGGGCGAGTCATCTCTTTTGCCCAAGAAGGAGAAAAGGCAGAAAATGGAGTCACCCACAATCGAAAGCATCGAAAAGGGGACTTCTCTACCTAGGGTAGAGGCCGGAGGAAGGTCAGAAGAAGTCGAGCTGGTAGAAGGAGAAACTGGCAGAACAGTAAAATTAGGAACCGACATTGACCCCCAGTTGCGGGTAAACATGATCGGTCTGTTGAGAGAACATGCGGATGTGTTCGCATTTTCCGCAGACGAAATGCCCGGTATAAGCTCGGAGGTAATCGAGCACCGACTGAATGTCGACAGAGCAGTCAGGCCGGTaaagcaaaagaaaagaaacttctcaacagaaaaaaatcaagcaatACAGGAAGAGGTAGAAAAGTTGTTGGCAGCAGGATTTATTGAACCATGCGACTACCCGGAGTGGTTGGCCAACGTCGTAATGGTTAAGAAGTCAAACGGCTCGtggagaatgtgcgtagatttcacaaACCTTAATAGAGCATGCCCAAAGGACTGCTACCCACTGCCAAGAATCGATAGGCTAGTCGACTCCACATCTGGCCACGCGCTGCTCAGCTTCCTTGACGCATTCTCCGGGTACCACCAAGTCAGCCTCGCAAAGGCCGACAGGAAAAAGGCAGCATTCATCACTGAGGGGGGAGTATTCTGTTACAAGGctatgccgtttgggttaaagaacGCTGGGGCAACGTACCAAAAACTGGTCGACAGAGTGTTCGCAAACCAAAAAGGCCGCAACATTGAAGTATACGTCGACGACTCCATAGTGAAAAGCAAATTGGAGACCGATCATTTAGATGACCTCAGGGAAACGTTTGGAACTCTGCGCCGTTACCAAATGAAACTAAACCCCAAGAAATGTGTGTTCGGAGTGAAATCGGGGAGATTCTTGGGTTTCCTTGTCAGCGAGAGAGGCATAGACGCAAACCCAGATAAGGTAGAAGCGATACTCAGTCTGCCTCAACCAAAAAGCATCAAAGATGTACAAAGGCTGACAGGAAGAATGGCGGCTCTGACAAGATTTGTTAGCAAATCAGCCGACAGGTCGATTCCATTTTTTAACACTCTTAAGCAGAACGGAAAATCCCGGTGGGGGGAAACCGAGGAAAGGGCCTTCGAGAAGGTAAAAGAACATCTTCGTGCTTTACCGACGATAGCCAGGCCGGAAGAGGGCGACAAGCTACAATTATATGTGTCCGCTTCAGCCCAAACCGTTGCTGCCGTACTAATCAGTGAAAAAGACAAAGTCCAGCAGCCGAtatactttgtcagccacattTTGAATCCGGCAGAAGCAAGATACTCGCTGATAGAGAAAGTGGCCTATGCAGTCCTGATAGCCGCCAGAAAGCTCAGACCATATTTTGACGCACATACCATACAAATTCTGACGAACTTTCCACTAGAGAAGGCTTTGCAAAAAATGGATACAGCCGGCAGGCTGTTGcgatgggcaatagagctgtcgGAGTACGATCTTGAGTTTCACCCGCGCAATGCAATAAAAGCACAAGCTTTGGCTGACTTCGTAGTTGAAGCATCCTATCAAGAAGAGGAAACCAAAGCAGAATCCTGGAAAGTATCAGTAGACGGTTCAGCCGCTCAGTCGGGAGCGGGAGCCGGCGTTGTCATGATCTCTCCGACAGGAGATAAGTTCGAATACGCAATCAGATTCACTTTCGCAGCTtcgaacaacgaagcagaatatgaagcagccATTGCAGGGGTACAGCTATGCTTGTTGGCAGATGCCAAGAGGATAGTAATGACAACGGATTCTCAGTTGGTGGCAAATCAGTTTTCGGGAGAGTATGAAACAAAAGAGCCGTCAATGCGGCGGTATCAAGAAAAACTGAAGACGCTGACAGCGAAATTAGAAGCTTTTGACATCGAATTGGTCCCCAGAGCGTTGAACACTGCCGCAGACAGCCTAGCGAAACTGGCCAGTTCGAAAACAATCGAGCTCAGTCGATCAGTAATGATAGAAATCATGCACAGAAGGAGTACggaggaaaaaggaaaggaaataatGGTCATCACGGCAAACAAAGAGTGGTACGATGATATCTGGGCGTACAAGACGACTGGAGTTCTCCCGGCCGATATCAGGGAGGcaaagaaaatcaaaaaagaCATCTGCTGGTACGTCATATATCAGGGGCAAATCTATAAAAGAGCCTTCAGCCTCCCCCTGCTGCGGTGTTTGACGGCATACGAATCCGCAAGGTTAATCGAAGAAATGCATGAAGGAATATGCGGAAACCATGTAGGAGGAAAAACACTTGCTTTGATCTGCCAAAGACAAGGTTACTACTGGCCAACCATGCTGGAGGACGCACAGAGCTACGTCAAGAAATGCGAAAAATGCCAGCTATTTGCCCCAGTAATACGTATGCCAGCAAACGACTTGTTGCCCATTTTGAATCCAATCCCATTCTCCCAGTGGGGAATGGATATCGTGGGACCCTTCACAACAGCCTCAGGAGGCAGGAAGTTCTTGATTGTTGCCGTCGATTACTTCACAAAATGGATTGAGGCCGAGCCGGTAGCAAAAATAACAGCCAACCAGGTACGGAagttcatctggaaaaacatcataACAAGATTTGGAATACCGACAGCAATAGTATTCGACCACGGATGCCAGTTCGACTGCGAACCTATACGAGCATTCTTGGCAGACTACCGGATCAAATTCGCATATGCCTCAGTCTGCCACCCGcagagcaacgggcaagccgaggcCGCAAACAAACAAATACTCGTAGCCCTTAAGAAAAAGTTGGATGAGTTCAAGGGCAAGTGGGCAGACACAGTCCCAGAGGTTCTATGGGGTAACAGAACGACGGTTAAAGAAGCAACAGGAGAGAGTCCTTTCAAACTGTGTTTCGGATCAGAAGCAGTCATACCGGCTGAAGTAGCACTACCCACCTTTCGCATCCAGCATTATGAAGAACAGGGAAACGACAGCTTACTCAGACACCAGCTTGATTTCCTACCAGAGGTCAGACTGCAGGTGGAAATTAGGTCGGCCGCATACAAAAACAGAATGAGCAGGGCCTACAACAAGCGAGTAAAACATAGGAAGCTGGAGGTAGGCGACCTTGTACTCCGCCGGACGGCAGCAACCGGCAAAGCTCAAAAACAAGGAAAACTGACTGCAAATTGGGAAGGGCCCTACCAGATATGGGAAGAAGTGGTAGCTGGATCATACAGACTAATGGAGATGAATGGAACACCGCTGAAGAACTCATGGAACGCAGATACTTTAAGAAAATTCCATGTGTGA
- the LOC110805879 gene encoding uncharacterized protein, with protein MYPRVKVRTLEEDDEYDRSRSPLQGFNSLSIGVSTSPVKQSSSTLSVAKVPRSYIPRSITPPPSLSKHTKKAESEDNGIKPHIRASSIPRPRAVISSPDNDQILGCKNEMRFQRPAMKTHVLGQRRKSEEWCTRTITKSALKNHNLAHSKHSEGSCTRTSTSSTLKTHDLAHIRQSEGRCTRTSTTSKKPLKRGECNCNCNCKEMTHASDVKAEKGSAIHVRVPITNITKAKPCFMIT; from the exons A TGTACCCAAGGGTGAAAGTAAGGACTTTAGAGGAAGATGATGAGTATGATCGCTCCAGAAGTCCACTGCAGGGTTTTAATTCACTCTCCATTGGAGTTTCTACTTCCCCTG TCAAACAATCATCATCGACATTATCAGTTGCCAAGGTACCAAGGTCATACATCCCAAGATCAATTACTCCGCCCCCGTCCTTATCAAAAC ACACAAAAAAGGCCGAATCAGAAGATAATGGTATTAAACCCCATATCAGAGCTAGTTCAATCCCAAGGCCACGCGCTGTGATTTCTAGCCCTG ATAATGACCAAATCTTGGGATGTAAAAACGAAATGAGGTTTCAACGACCAGCCATGAAAACTCATGTCTTGGGTCAGCGCAGAAAGTCGGAAGAATGGTGCACTCGAACGATTACTAAATCAGCCTTGAAAAACCACAACTTGGCTCACAGCAAACATTCAGAAGGAAGCTGCACTCGAACAAGTACTTCATCTACCTTAAAAACCCACGACTTGGCTCATATCAGACAATCAGAAGGAAGGTGCACTCGAACGAGTACAACCTCCAAGAAACCCTTAAAAAGAGGGGAATGTAATTGTAATTGTAACTGTAAGGAGATGACTCATGCCAGTGATGTGAAAGCAGAGAAAGGGTCAGCTATACATGTACGAGTTCCAATAACAAACATTACTAAAGCAAAACCTTGCTTCATGATAACATGA